From the genome of Metarhizium brunneum chromosome 4, complete sequence, one region includes:
- the GUK1 gene encoding Guanylate kinase → MATPPLDRRPIIISGPSGVGKGTLYNRLFAQHPDTFCLSVSHTTRTPRPGEANGVDYHYVSMGDFEDLIAKDGFVEHAQFGGNRYGTSKMTIEDQTKKGKVVLLDIEMEGVKQIKQSSIAARYIFIAPPSLETLEARLRGRGTENEASIQKRLNQANNELEFSKTPGVHDKIIINDDLDKAYNELEEYIYQSSD, encoded by the exons ATGGCCACTC CACCGCTGGACCGCCGCCCAATCATCATCTCCGGCCCATCAGGCGTCGGCAAAGGCACGCTGTACAACCGTCTCTTCGCCCAACACCCAGACACATTCTGCCTGTCCGTCTCGCACACCACTCGCACCCCACGGCCCGGCGAAGCCAACGGTGTGGACTACCACTACGTGTCTATGGGCGACTTTGAAGATCTCATTGCCAAGGACGGGTTCGTGGAGCACGCCCAATTTGGGGGCAATCGCTATGGAACGAGCAAGATGACTATTGAGGATCAAACTAAGAAGGGAAAGGTTGTGTTGCTCGATATCGAAATGGAG GGGGTTAAGCAGATTAAGCAATCCAGCATCGCTGCTCGGTATATTTTTATTGCTCCTCCGTCGCTCGAGACCCTGGAAGCGCGTCTCCGGGGCCGTGGCACCGAGAACGAGGCAAGTATCCAGAAGAGACTGAACCAGGCGAACAATGAACTTGAGTTTTCCAAGACTCCGGGTGTTCATGACAAGATCATTATCAATGATGATCTCGACAAGGCTTACAATGAGCTTGAGGAGTACATCTACCAATCCTCGGATTAA
- the gel2 gene encoding 1,3-beta-glucanosyltransferase gel2, which produces MRIQSALVALAAPFVAAVPQLEVKGNEFYNSKTGDRFQIVGVAYQPGGSAGFKLDSPDPLSNPDACLRDAALMQVMGVNAIRVYNLNPNKNHDLCASIFNAAGMYMILDVNSPLVGQALDSGKPWETYYSAYLNHTFAVVEAFANYPNTLLFFSGNEVINNIESAKYVPQYLRAVTRDLKNYIKKNLKRQIPVGYSAADVRDVLWDTWNYMQCSTDGKSDDMTRADVFALNSYSWCSIKATYESSTFDKLTEGFAKSSVPVFFSEYGCIEPPTRHWNETRAMYSDKMAPTFSGGVVYEWTLESNNYGLVSINGTTLNILGDYNRLKAAWATIDWKSVQTQKAAKKDITPPTCAKSLLTKNGFDSNFTAPVPPPGAQQYIDNGISPKPSGKIVKISDFNVKMTVKDSEGKEITGLKVVPVPDDQFNMAGSNKAETGSIDATSNNTGSSTGDKKDSSAVLHTPMMLAAVVPLIAMLFV; this is translated from the exons ATGCGT ATTCAATCCGCTCTCGTCGCGCTCGCCGCGCCGTTTGTCGCCGCCGTTCCACAGCTAGAGGTCAAAGGCAACGAGTTCTACAACAGTAAGACTGGCGACAGGTTTCAGATCGTAGGTGTCGCTTATCAGCCTGGTGGCAGTGCCGGCTTCAAGTTGGACAGTCCCGACCCTCTCAGCAACCCCGATGCCTGCCTGCGAGATGCTGCCCTCATGCAGGTCATGGGCGTCAATGCTATCCGTGTCTACAACTTAAACCCGAACAAGAATCACGACCTGTGTGCTAGTATCTTCAATGCT GCTGGCATGTACATGATTCTCGACGTCAACTCTCCTCTTGTTGGTCAGGCCCTGGACTCTGGTAAGCCCTGGGAAACTTACTATTCCGCCTATCTCAATCACACATTTGCAGTGGTCGAAGCCTTCGCCAACTATCCCAACACCCTGCTTTTCTTCTCTGGCAATGAAGTGATCAACAACATTGAGTCAGCCAAGTACGTTCCACAGTATCTTCGTGCCGTCACACGCGACTTGAAGAACTACATCAAGAAGAACCTCAAGCGCCAAATTCCGGTTGGTTACTCTGCTGCTGATGTTCGCGATGTCCTTTGGGATACCTGGAACTACATGCAATGCAGCACCGATGGCAAGTCAGACGACATGACGCGTGCCGACGTTTTCGCTCTGAACTCCTACAGCTGGTGCAGCATCAAGGCTACCTATGAAAGCTCTACATTCGACAAGCTGACCGAAGGCTTCGCCAAGTCTTCCGTCCCGGTGTTTTTCAGCGAGTATGGTTGTATTGAGCCCCCTACCCGTCACTGGAATGAGACTCGCGCCATGTACAGCGACAAAATGGCACCCACGTTCTCTGGCGGTGTTGTCTACGAGTGGACATTGGAGTCAAACAATTACGGTCTTGTCTCGATCAATGGAACCACTCTCAACATCTTGGGCGACTACAACCGTCTCAAGGCGGCATGGGCTACAATTGACTGGAAATCCGTTCAGACGCAgaaggctgccaagaaggataTTACTCCTCCCACGTGCGCCAAATCGCTTCTTACCAAGAATGGCTTTGATTCCAACTTCACCGCTCCGGTCCCACCTCCGGGCGCTCAGCAGTACATCGACAACGGCATCAGCCCGAAGCCCAGTGGTAAGATCGTCAAGATCTCCGACTTCAACGTCAAGATGACTGTCAAGGATTCCGAGGGCAAGGAAATCACGGGCTTGAAGGTCGTTCCCGTACCTGATGACCAGTTCAACATGGCTGGCAGCAACAAGGCTGAAACTGGCAGCATTGATGCGACCAGTAACAATACCGGCAGCTCTACCGGTGACAAGAAAGACAGCAGTGCTGTTCTCCATACCCCGATGATGTTGGCTGCTGTGGTGCCGCTGATTGCAATGTTGTTTGTGTGA
- a CDS encoding mitochondrial 54S ribosomal protein bL32m, with protein MAAATVSMLSRLPFPTVASAPRWATFYTRFFNPRLFPTLSVAVPGVSLNIPTLLGDIWESVLRAVPKNKVSHSRKRHRQMAGKALKDVNSLCKCPGCGETKRTHRLCQRCLEDMRRIWRDDYPTNKPF; from the exons ATGGCTGCTGCTACTGTATCAATGCTTTCCCGTCTGCCCTTCCCGACAGTTGCCTCTGCTCCACGCTGGGCTACGTTCTATACCCGATTCTTCAACCCCCGACTCTTCCCTACACTCTCGGTTGCTGTGCCGGGAGTCAGCTTGAACATTCCCACCTTGCTGGGCGACATTTGGGAATCAGTTCTACGCGCGGTACCCAAGAACAAAGTGTCACATTCTCGTAAGCGACACAGACAAATGGCTGGCAAGGCTCTGAAGGATGTGAACAGCCTGTGCAAATGCCCTGGCTGTGGAGAGACCAAGAGAACGCACCGACTATGCCAGAGATGTCTCGAAG ACATGAGAAGGATATGGCGTGACGACTACCCGACGAACAAACCCTTTTAG
- the spn2 gene encoding Septin spn2 — translation MAAANTIFPKSHVGFDSITSQIEKKLLKRGFQFNVICVGQTGLGKSTLINTIFASHLIDSKGRLQPDETIRSTTEIQSVSHIIEENGVRLRLNIVDTPGYGDLVNNDRCWDPIVKYIKDQHSAYLRKELTAQRERYIQDTRIHCCLFFIQPSGHSLKPIDIVVLKKLSDVVNVVPVIAKADTLTVEERQAFKERIKEEFSFHNLKMYPYDNEEFDDEERSLNGQIKGLVPFAVVGSEKSIMIDGKQVRGRQNRWGVINVEDENHCEFVYLRNFLLRTHLQDLIETTSQIHYETFRAKQLLALKESSAHGGGASSRPISPAADRELSRSSQRMAMNGY, via the exons ATGGCTGCCGCGAACACCATCTTCCCCAAGAGCCACGTCGGTTTCGACAGCATTACTTCCCAGATTGAGAAGAAGCTGTTGAAGCGTGGTTTCCAGTTTAACGTTATTTGCGTTG GCCAGACTGGTCTGGGCAAGTCAACCCTGATCAACACCATCTTCGCTTCGCACCTCATCGACTCCAAGGGTCGTCTGCAGCCTGATGAGACTATTCGCTCTACCACCGAGATTCAGAGCGTTTCCCACATCATTGAGGAGAACGGCGTTCGATTGAGACTCAACATTGTCGATACCCCCGGTTATGGCGACCTGGTCAACAACGACCGCTGCTGGGACCCCATTGTCAAGTATATCAAGGACCAGCACTCCGCCTACCTACGAAAGGAGCTCACTGCTCAGCGAGAACGCTATATTCAGGACACCCGCATTCATTGCTGCTTGTTCTTCATCCAGCCTTCAGGCCACTCACTGAAGCCCATTGATATTGTtgtcttgaagaagctgtCCGATGTCGTCAACGTCGTTCCCGTCATTGCCAAAGCCGATACATTGACGGTTGAGGAGCGCCAGGCTTTCAAGGAACGCATCAAGGAGGAATTTTCTTTCCACAACCTTAAGATGTACCCATATGACAATGAAGAGTTTGATGATGAGGAGCGTTCCCTGAACGGGCAGATCAAG GGTCTCGTTCcatttgctgttgttggctcCGAAAAGTCCATTATGATTGATGGCAAGCAGGTCCGCGGTCGCCAGAATCGATGGGGTGTCATCAacgtcgaggacgagaacCATTGCGAATTTGTTTACCTCCGCAACTTCCTTCTCCGAACCCATCTCCAGGATCTTATCGAGACTACTTCTCAGATCCATTACGAGACCTTCCGTGCGAAGCAGCTGTTGGCCCTCAAGGAGAGCAGTGCGCATGGTGGCGGCGCAAGCAGCAGACCCATCAGCCCTGCTGCAGACCGAGAATTGAGCCGCAGCTCGCAAAGAATGGCCATGAATGGCTACTAA